A segment of the Alistipes communis genome:
GCCGCCGGTCTCGAAACCGGTTCCGGAAACCGCTCTCCGAAAACAGACGCTCGCGCCGCCCCGAAAGGAGCGGCGCGAGCGTCTGGCAAAAAATATCCCGGATTACATCTCGCGCAGCGTATCGTAAAAACTCTGCTGCGCACCGACCAGCATGTCGAGCATACGGGGAACCATCACGGAAGGTTCGGGCGTCTCGTCCAGCAGCACCTCGGTCATCAGAAAAACGCCTTCGCCCATCACGACGGCCTTGACGATCTTCTTCGACAGGTTGATCTTGTTGCAGGCTTCGAGCGCCGCGACACGATTCTCGGCCGTCACGTCGAAGATGAACGGCATCATGATTTGCAGGAACTGCCTGTCATCTGGATAGTTGGAGACAACGAAATTACGCATCTGGTATTTGAATCGGATGTCCTTGTCCTCATCGTATTCGGGCACGAGTCCCTGCACTTTGAGGTAGTCGAAAATCATCTCTTGTGTGGTCATGAGCAATAGGTTTAATGGGTTTGTCGTTTAAATCCGATCGGAGTACGTGCGGCCCGCCGCTCCATGCCGGTCATCTTGTCGCGCAGCTTGTCGTACTCGGCCAGCATCTCCTCCGTGACCGACGGCCGCATACAGTCGAGCGTTTCGCAGAGAATCTTCTGAGAAATGGGCACATTGGCGAATGCCGCCGTGATGGCCGCGTCGTTGACGGCATAGGCGATGTCGCTCGCCACGAAATTGACCGTCCGCTCCGCCAGCGCGGCACAATCGACATCTTCCGTGGGACGATCTTTGAGGTTGATCTCGAAGAGCAGCCGACGGGCGTCCTTGTCGGGAACCGGCACATAGATCATCCGGTCGATACGCCCCGTGCGCAAGACGGCAGGGTCGATCATGTCGGGACGGTTCGAGGTGGCGATCACGAAGACCCCCTTCTTGCCGCAGTTGTTGAGCTGCGACAGGAACTCGTTGACTTCGCCCGCCATACTCGCATGCGTCGACTCCTTGCGGCTGGGTACCAGCGCGTCGAACTCATCGAAACAGAGCACGGTCGGCGCCTTGGCACGCGCCTCGTCGAAAAGTTTCCCGATCATCTGCTGCGAACCGTGGATGTAGATGCTCGCCAGGTCCGACGACTTGACCACCGTATAGTTGAATCCCGTCTCCTCGGCGAACTTCTCGGCGATGAAGGTCTTGCCGCATCCCGGAGGGCCGTAGAGCAGCATACCGTTGGGAATCGCCAGACGATATTTGAGCGCCCGCTCCCGATCCTGCAACACATTGATCACTTTCGCCCGCAGCAGCTGCTTCAACTCCTCCATTCCCGCCACGTCGGCAAAACCGTTGCCCTCGCCCTTGGCGAAGGTCGCACGCGGGGCTTCGCCTTCGGCCTCTCCGCCGCGCTGTTCCCCATCGGTCGTAACATCGCCGTTCGCCGAAGGCGGCGCAGCGGATTCGCGCTTGGTAGGCGGCATCTTCACCTCCTCGCCGCGCAGCGCCCCGATAAACTCGTCGGCACTGCCGAAACGGTCGCGGTCGATCAGCGCCAGGGCGCGTTGCAGCACCTTGTGCAACTGTTCGGTCATCCCCTCCGGCTCTTTCTCCGGAAAGCGAAGCCCCGCCTTGCGCGCCTCACGCAGCTCTTCGCGCGCCTCCGAGGGCGATTTCGACGCATCGCAGCTCCACGGCAGACACCCGTAGATCATCTCGTAAAGCAGCACGCCGACCGAAAAGAGGTCGGACAGTTTGGAGTAGATTCCGATGAAGGTTTCGGGCGCACGATAGCACAGTTCCAGATCGGAGGTCTGGAAATCGGGACGCCCCATCACCGGATGCGAGAGATGCCCCATATCGATGATCCGGGGCCGGAGCAGGGCATCGCCCACGCAGTCGTACATGATGTTGCGTGCCGTTATATCGTTATGAATCAACGTTTCCGCCTGACCGTGCAGGTAGCTCAACCCTTCCAGCACACGGATCGTCAGCTCGACGGCCTGCGCTACTGGCAGCCGGTGTTCGCGGCTCAGCAGCTCGGCCAGCAGACCGCCCTGAATGTAATCGGTAATCAGGTAGGCGTACCGTTTGTCGCCGATCGACTCGATCCCCGTGCGCCGGCAGGCCACCAGCGACGGGTGCTCCAACCGTGCGCACATCTCCACCTCGAAAGGCATTCCTCCTTTCGTGAGCCTCGCGGCGGGAATCCGTTCCAGATCGAAGATTTTCAGGAAGAACGGCTGTTCCCGAATATCGCAGACGCGGTAGGTCTCGGCACAACTTCCCTCCTTGATAAAAAAACGCACGACATAGCTGCCGGCGAACGTATCGTTATTCTTTAAAATACTCATGCGTAATTCTTCGGATTAGGCCGATAACAAATATAGGCATCTTTTTTCAATTTCCCAACTCCCCGCCCGGCGCCGGAGAAACGACGCTCCGCATACGGAAAGGACGGGCCGATCCCCGTCTCCGGGTCGGCCCGTCCTTCGTGTCATGCAGCATTACTCGCCCCTGGTGTATACGACACCCGATCCCTCGATCGTCAGGGTCGGCACGCCTCCGTTCTCGCCCAGCACGGCCGTATCGGTCACGTCGATCGTCTGGCCGTTGCCGATGCTCTGCCCGTGGAGGATCAGCTTGCCGGGCTCGCCCTGCAACTCCCACGAGGCATACGGCAGCGTCGCCATGTTGATCGACTGCGCCTTGCCGCCGACTCGCAGTTCGACCCCCATCACCTCGCCCTCCTTGACCGGATCGGGCATCACCCAACGGCCGATGGCATCGGCGTAATCCTTGCTGCACGCCACTTTCGTGGCAACAGGCATCTCGCCCTCGCCGGCAGCCTTGTAATCCACCATCACCACGTTGCCTTCCAGCAGGCCGTAAGCCTCTTTAAGATCAGTCGCATCGTCCAGCGCGAAACTCTGCCGGGCGGCATCGCCGCCGATCGGATCGACCACCAGCACGTGCATCGACGTTCCGCCGTCGACAAAGCCCGACATCTGCTTGATTTCGGCCTTCTTATCACCTCCGCACGACACGGCCAGCAAAGCCGCGCATGCCATCATCACTACTTTTTTCATCTCTTTTATCGTTTAATTAGGTGTATCCTTAACTTACGCCCTATCGCGTCCGGATGTATTCGTCGATGGCGCGTGCCGCACGGCGGCCTGCCCCCATGGCCAGAATGACCGTCGCGGCACCCGTCACGGCGTCGCCGCCGGCGAAAACGCCCGCCCGTGTCGTGCGCCCCTCCGCATCGGCCGTGAGGCATCCCCGCCGATCCGTCTCCAATCCCGAGGTCGTCGCCGCCAACAGCGGATTGGGCGACGTCCCGAGCGCCATGATGACCACGTCGCACGGCACGTCGAACTCCGACCCCTCCTTCTCGACCGGTCTGCGGCGGCCGCTCTCGTCGGGTTCGCCGAGCGTCATTTCGACGCACCGCAGTCCGCGTACCCAACCCTGCTCGTCGCCGAGCACTTCGACCGGATTGGCGAGCATCCGGAAGACGATCCCCTCCTCCTTGGCGTGGTGCACCTCCTCGGCGCGCGCCGGAAGCTCCGCCTCCGAACGGCGGTAGACGATCGTCGCCTCCGCACCGAGCCGCTTGGCCGTGCGCACGGCGTCCATGGCCACGTTGCCGCCGCCGACTACCACGACGCGCTGCCCGACGTAGATCGGCGTATCGTAACGTGCGTCGTAGGCGTGCATCAGATTGGCGCGCGTAAGGAATTCGTTGGCCGAGACCACCCCGTTCAGGTTCTCGCCCCCGATCCCCATGAAACGCGGCAGACCGGCACCCGAACCGATGAACACGGCGTCGAATCCCTCCTCACCGAGCAGCGAATCGACCGTCACCGTGCGCCCGACGATCACGTCGGTCTCGATCTCGACGCCCAGCCGCCTCACGGCCTCGACCTCGCGCTCGACGATCTTCTGCTTGGGCAGTCGGAACTCCGGAATGCCGTAGACCAGCACCCCGCCCACCTTGTGCAGTGCCTCGAAAATCTTCACTTCGTAACCCATCTTGGCCAAGTCGCTCGCACAGGCCAGACCCGCAGGCCCGCTCCCCACGACAGCCACCCGACGGCCGTTGCGCGCCGGCAACGCCGCGGCGCACTGCGCCGCATGGCCGATGTTCCAGTCGCCCACGAACCGTTCGAGCTTGCCCACGGCCACCGGCTCGCCCTTGATGCCGAGCACGCAGGCCCCTTCGCACTGCGTCTCCTGCGGGCAGACGCGGCCGCAGATCGACGGCAGCGAACTGTCGCGGGCGATCACGTCGGCAGCCCCCGCCACATCGCCTTCGCACAAGCGGGAGATGAAATCGGGAATCTGCACCCCGACCGGACAGGCCGCCACGCAGCGGGGATTGCGGCAATGCAGGCAACGCGACGCTTCGGTCCGTGCCTCTTCGAGATTATACCCGTAGCAGACCTCTTCGAAATTGGTCGCACGGAGCGCCGGATCCTGTTCGCGCACCGGCACGCGCGGTATTTTGTTCGCCATGATCTCCTTCGTTGAGCGTTCGTTTATTTGTCGAGTCCTATGCGGCACCGGTGTCCCGCCTCGCGTTCGGCGGCGATCGCCCGTGCGCGCTCCTCCTGCGTGCGGTACATCCCCTGACGGCGCATCGCCTCGTCGAAATCGACGGCATGACCGTCGAATTCCGGCCCGTCGACGCAGGTGAAGAAGGTCTTGCCGCCCACCGTCACCCGGCAGGCGCCGCACATCCCCGTACCATCGACCATCAGCGCGTTGAGCGACACGGTGGTTTTCAGCCCGTATTCGCGCGTGGCGAGCGCCACGAACTTCATCATCACCATCGGGCCGATGGCCACGCACTCGTCATAGCGCTTGCCCCGCGTGTCGATCAACTCGCGGATCAGTCCCGTCACCATCCCCTTATATCCTTCCGAACCGTCGTCCGTGGCGATGTAGAGGTTGCCCGCCACGGCACGCATCTCGTCGGTGTAGATCAGCATGTCGCGCGTCTTGGCGCCCACGATGACATCGGCCCCGACGCCGTGTTCGTGCAACCACTTGACCTGCGGATAGACCGGCGCCGTGCCTACGCCGCCGGCGACGAAAAGATAACGCCGACCGCGCAGCGCCTCGGGCGACAAGGTTACGAACTCCGAAGGGTGCCCCAGCGGACCGGCGAAATCGGCCAGCGCGTCGCCGGCTTCCAACGCGCAGATCTTGCGCGTCGAGACGCCGATCGTCTGCGTCACGATCGTGACCGTACCGGCCGTGCGGTCGTAATCGGCCACCGTCAGCGGCACCCGCTCGCCCTGCTCGTCGGCACGGACGATGACGAACTGTCCGGGCAGCGCCGAAGCCGCCACACGCGGCGCTTCGACCCGCATCCGGAAAATCCCCGCCGCGAGTTCCGTCTTTTCTACGATTCTAAACATATCCTATTTCTTGATAAATGCTCACTGTTCGATCACCGCCGTCGCACGCACCGTCAGCATCGGGCGTTCGGGATCGTCGGTGACGATGCGGATCCGCTCCACCGCGACGCCGTATTCACAGTCGGAAGGCGTAAGGCGGATCCCCACCTGCGCCTCCCCGCCTGCAGCGATCCGCACACCCGGTCGCAGCGTACAGCCGAATACGCGGCTCTCCACGGCCCGTACCGTCAGCGGGCATTCGCCCGTATTGCGCAACGAAATCCACTTCGTCGACGGCCCGGAAGAACGCTTGACCGGGCCAAATTTAACAATATTTTCGCTTATTTCCGCCTTCGGAGCCGAATTATCGCTGTACAAGAGCGGATTATCCACCGCAATGCCGCTCACGACGATCCAGTCGGCCACAGGAGCCCCGTCGACCGACAGCCCGATCTCGTCTTCCAACGTCCCGTAAACCCCGCATCCGGCAGGCAGGTCGTATCCGAAATCGAACGACGCCCGCTCCCCCGCAGCGAGCCGCGCCGGCACGCTCGCCGTCAGGCGGCCACTCTGCCGGCCATAACGCAACGTCAGTTCGATCGGTTCCGACGACACGTTGACCAAGCCGATCGCGCTGCGCTGCGGCTGCGCGTGCCGGACGTATCCGAAGGCATGGCTCGTCGCCGCAGCCCGCAGCCCTCCGCCCAGATCGCAGGGATAGAGCTCCTCGACGCTGCGTTCGCGCGGCGTCACCCGCCCCGTAATGCGCAACCGGATCGGGTCGCCGCTCTCCGACGTGAAGACCGAAACAGCCTTGTCGAACCGTCCGGGCCGGTTCATCGGATCGAACGTCACGGCGATCTCGGAGCGCTCGCCCGGCAGCACGGGACGCTTCGAATAGACCGGAACCGTACAGCCGCAGGTCGCCACCACGTCGGTCACCACCACCGGACGGCCGCTCCGGTTCGCAAACCCGAAACGGTGAGTCACCCTGCCGCCCGCCTCCGCGACCGTTCCGAAATCCCAGGTCAGCGTGTCGAAGCACAATGCAGGAGTCTGCGCCAGAGAAGGCAACAAGCTAATTATAAATAAAATGGAAAGTATACAAACCGGTAATCGTCTCATCATCGAAGATTCAATGCGCAGGACAAAGATACATTTTTTCTATTTTTTTGCGGGAAATATTTGGCGGGAAATATATTTTGCTCTATATTTGCACCACCAAACGAGGAAAATCCGATCTCGGCTGCGACGAATCGTCCCCGAACGGAAATCGCTCCGGCGGTCGGAAACGTTCTTCGAAATGCCTGAATAGCTCAGTTGGTTAGAGCACATGACTGTTAATCATGGGGTCCTAGGTTCAAGTCCTTGTTCAGGCGCACTACTCGCAAGAGTCGGAAGCTTAGCTCAGCTGGTTCAGAGCGTCTGCCTTACAAGCAGAGGGTCGGGGGTTCGAATCCCTCAGCTTCCACCAAACGAAAGCAGCCGCTTACAGCAATGCAAGCGGCTTTTTCATGAAAGGGAGCATAGCTCAGTTGGTTTAGAGCGCCTGCTCGACAAGCAGGAGGTCAGCGGTTCAAATCCGCTTGTTCCCACGATCCCGAAAACACCGCTTACATTGCTGTAAGCGGTGTTTTCGGTTCGGATCACAACGTTTTCCACCGCTCCCAACCGAAGCGCCAACCGAACCGACCGGCAAAAAGTCGGACATCCTCCGCACATCATGACGCCGGCGGCATCCTCTCTTCGCCGACACGGCCCCGCAACAACCGACGAAGTTTTTCGAAAAACCGTGGCACGGAACGGGAAGAAGCGTAAAAGGCTTTCCAAAATGAAGCGGAGACTTGCAGGAGAAATAAATTTATCCTATCTTTGCACCCGCAATCGGGGAGCTTAGCTCAGCTGGTTCAGAGCGTCTGCCTTACAAGCAGAGGGTCGGGGGTTCGAATCCCTCAGCTCCCACAGATCCGAAACGAAGACCACTCCCAAAGGGGTGGTCTTCGTTTTCCGAATACCCTGCGAACCCTGTGTTGCTCCGGAACTCCGGAAAACCGCGACTTCTACACCGGACATTCATGCTTACCCGCAATTTTGCTCCGGAACCGATCTCCGACAGATCGGGCGGCATCGTCGGGTAATGCCGGCAGAAAAGCCACCCTAAGGCAAAACCGCAACTCGCCGAAACGCCGGCCTCGGCGAAATACAGGTACGTCGAAAGCGGAAGCCCCTCTGCGGACGGACACAGGCATTTTGCATCCGCACCGTCCGCAAACCCCGTATCCGCATCGTTACGCCCCGAACAAGGAGTCTTCGCCTCCGGTCAAAACGATTAATCGATACCTCCGTCCGCAATCGTTCCGACCGCTTCCGGACCGACCTTTCCCCGCAAAAAAATACATACCGCCGATCCCCACGCACCGCATGGACACCCGACCGGTCGACCGGCCGCCTCCGACCCTCCGGATCAAAATCTATAACAGAAATACCAAAACGAATAATCTTTTCCATATCCGGCACCCTGCTGCCGGAATAATTTATTCCTATCTTTACCCTGTAAATTATACCCAAACAAAAAAAAACGATGATCGAAAAACTACTTCTCACCTTCGGTATCGCTACCGCACTGTCCCTCTCCGCACCCGACGCCGCAGCCGCCCCGAAAGGGGGCGACCTGACGGGCGACGCCTTCCTGAAAGAGGTTCCCGCAAGCAAACTCTACGAGAAATTCCGCACGCCCGACAGCTCGTCGAAGCTCTTCGCCCGCTGGTGGTGGAACGGTACGCGCGTCTGCGAAAAGGAGATCGTGCGCGAGCTCGACTCGATGCAGCGCGCCGGCTTCGGCGGCGTGGAGATCAACTCCATCGCCTTCCCCGACCGCTACAAGGACACGCTGGGCTTCGCACAGGTGCCCTGGCTATCGGACCGCTGGCTGGAACTGGTCGACTTCACCATGCGCGAAGCCGCCGCGCGCGGCATGTACAGTGACCTGATCGTCGGCTCGGGCTGGCCGTTCGGCGCCGAGTTCCTCTCGCGCGACGAGCAGATCAAGATGATGGCCCTCGGCACGATGGAGTTCGAAGGCCCCTGCAAAGTGACCGTCCGTACCGACGACCTCATCCGAAGCGCCACGCCCAAACTGCTCTCGGCCAATCGCGACAAACTCTCCGAACTGATCGAGGTGCGGCTCTTCCCCGCCCACATCACCGAACTCATCCCCGGCACGCCCGTGACCTTCGCGCCGGGAGCGCAGGAGGTGACGATCGACGTTCCGGCCGGCCGCCACATCGCCTACGTCGTGGTCAAGCACACCGGCTACATGGGCGTGATCCACGGTGCGCTGGGTGCCCGCGGGCCGGTGCTCGACCACTTCAACGCCGAGGCCGTGCGCCGTTACCTCAACCGGATGTCCGATGCCATGCGCCCCGTCGTCGGCAACCTCCACGACCGCATCCGCTCGTTCTTCACCGACAGCTTCGAGCTGGAAGGCTCCAACTGGTGCAAGGACATCCGCGAAGAGTTCCAGAAACGGCGCGGATAC
Coding sequences within it:
- a CDS encoding YbjN domain-containing protein encodes the protein MTTQEMIFDYLKVQGLVPEYDEDKDIRFKYQMRNFVVSNYPDDRQFLQIMMPFIFDVTAENRVAALEACNKINLSKKIVKAVVMGEGVFLMTEVLLDETPEPSVMVPRMLDMLVGAQQSFYDTLREM
- a CDS encoding AAA family ATPase, with product MSILKNNDTFAGSYVVRFFIKEGSCAETYRVCDIREQPFFLKIFDLERIPAARLTKGGMPFEVEMCARLEHPSLVACRRTGIESIGDKRYAYLITDYIQGGLLAELLSREHRLPVAQAVELTIRVLEGLSYLHGQAETLIHNDITARNIMYDCVGDALLRPRIIDMGHLSHPVMGRPDFQTSDLELCYRAPETFIGIYSKLSDLFSVGVLLYEMIYGCLPWSCDASKSPSEAREELREARKAGLRFPEKEPEGMTEQLHKVLQRALALIDRDRFGSADEFIGALRGEEVKMPPTKRESAAPPSANGDVTTDGEQRGGEAEGEAPRATFAKGEGNGFADVAGMEELKQLLRAKVINVLQDRERALKYRLAIPNGMLLYGPPGCGKTFIAEKFAEETGFNYTVVKSSDLASIYIHGSQQMIGKLFDEARAKAPTVLCFDEFDALVPSRKESTHASMAGEVNEFLSQLNNCGKKGVFVIATSNRPDMIDPAVLRTGRIDRMIYVPVPDKDARRLLFEINLKDRPTEDVDCAALAERTVNFVASDIAYAVNDAAITAAFANVPISQKILCETLDCMRPSVTEEMLAEYDKLRDKMTGMERRAARTPIGFKRQTH
- a CDS encoding lipocalin-like domain-containing protein — its product is MKKVVMMACAALLAVSCGGDKKAEIKQMSGFVDGGTSMHVLVVDPIGGDAARQSFALDDATDLKEAYGLLEGNVVMVDYKAAGEGEMPVATKVACSKDYADAIGRWVMPDPVKEGEVMGVELRVGGKAQSINMATLPYASWELQGEPGKLILHGQSIGNGQTIDVTDTAVLGENGGVPTLTIEGSGVVYTRGE
- the gltA gene encoding NADPH-dependent glutamate synthase, with the protein product MANKIPRVPVREQDPALRATNFEEVCYGYNLEEARTEASRCLHCRNPRCVAACPVGVQIPDFISRLCEGDVAGAADVIARDSSLPSICGRVCPQETQCEGACVLGIKGEPVAVGKLERFVGDWNIGHAAQCAAALPARNGRRVAVVGSGPAGLACASDLAKMGYEVKIFEALHKVGGVLVYGIPEFRLPKQKIVEREVEAVRRLGVEIETDVIVGRTVTVDSLLGEEGFDAVFIGSGAGLPRFMGIGGENLNGVVSANEFLTRANLMHAYDARYDTPIYVGQRVVVVGGGNVAMDAVRTAKRLGAEATIVYRRSEAELPARAEEVHHAKEEGIVFRMLANPVEVLGDEQGWVRGLRCVEMTLGEPDESGRRRPVEKEGSEFDVPCDVVIMALGTSPNPLLAATTSGLETDRRGCLTADAEGRTTRAGVFAGGDAVTGAATVILAMGAGRRAARAIDEYIRTR
- a CDS encoding sulfide/dihydroorotate dehydrogenase-like FAD/NAD-binding protein, with amino-acid sequence MFRIVEKTELAAGIFRMRVEAPRVAASALPGQFVIVRADEQGERVPLTVADYDRTAGTVTIVTQTIGVSTRKICALEAGDALADFAGPLGHPSEFVTLSPEALRGRRYLFVAGGVGTAPVYPQVKWLHEHGVGADVIVGAKTRDMLIYTDEMRAVAGNLYIATDDGSEGYKGMVTGLIRELIDTRGKRYDECVAIGPMVMMKFVALATREYGLKTTVSLNALMVDGTGMCGACRVTVGGKTFFTCVDGPEFDGHAVDFDEAMRRQGMYRTQEERARAIAAEREAGHRCRIGLDK
- a CDS encoding DUF1573 domain-containing protein, with translation MLPSLAQTPALCFDTLTWDFGTVAEAGGRVTHRFGFANRSGRPVVVTDVVATCGCTVPVYSKRPVLPGERSEIAVTFDPMNRPGRFDKAVSVFTSESGDPIRLRITGRVTPRERSVEELYPCDLGGGLRAAATSHAFGYVRHAQPQRSAIGLVNVSSEPIELTLRYGRQSGRLTASVPARLAAGERASFDFGYDLPAGCGVYGTLEDEIGLSVDGAPVADWIVVSGIAVDNPLLYSDNSAPKAEISENIVKFGPVKRSSGPSTKWISLRNTGECPLTVRAVESRVFGCTLRPGVRIAAGGEAQVGIRLTPSDCEYGVAVERIRIVTDDPERPMLTVRATAVIEQ